A region from the Brassica napus cultivar Da-Ae chromosome C8, Da-Ae, whole genome shotgun sequence genome encodes:
- the LOC125574879 gene encoding phosphatidate cytidylyltransferase, mitochondrial-like isoform X7: MNSDHYASWMVHLGGARLITQVADKVGVGVHFNPFVSWNDRKLKYGVVRMNDLVQDILDWNRFYLSGRLQKPVHLLVDNLDIQEDVNSVNKRAAVSAALLLLPSKFTEEDLYAKICSLSYMGDLRMLFAEDTNKVNKIVKGQFDLFQSMYKPLLEECETKNLLRFSSAETNLVQDSSLSSSRSLVSSLPASVRSQMRKLLGEKKILSETGRVSREVCIGSREEAAKCMEKVMKRRVMVSSARQAVSGFLAAGAINATVYLSQKMRKAWNSRS, encoded by the exons ATGAATTCAGATCACTATGCTTCATGGATGGTTCACCTTGGTGGAGCTAGGCTG ATTACGCAAGTTGCAGATAAAGTAGGTGTTGGAGTTCACTTCAACCCTTTTGTCAGTTGGAACGACAGG AAGCTCAAGTATGGGGTTGTTCGGATGAATGACCTGGTACAGGACATACTGGACTGGAACAGATTCTACTTGAGTGGCCGTTTACAAAAACCC GTTCATTTGCTTGTTGATAATCTGGACATACAAGAAGACGTGAACTCTGTTAATAAGAGAGCCGCAGTATCTGCAGCCCTTCTTCTCTTGCCTTCAAAATTCACCGAG GAAGATCTATACGCCAAAATATGCAGCCTTTCTTACATGGGAGACTTGCGAATGCTTTTTGCAGAGGACACTAATAAA GTGAACAAGATTGTAAAGGGGCAGTTTGATCTTTTCCAGTCAATGTATAAGCCTTTGCTTGAAGAGTGCGAGACCAAAAACTTACTGAGATTCTCATCTGCTGAAACTAATTTAGTTCAG GACTCTAGCCTTTCATCATCACGCTCACTGGTCTCTTCTCTTCCTGCATCAGTAAGAAGCCAAATGAGGAAGTTACTTGGGGAAAAGAAAATCTTGAGTGAGACCG GTAGAGTTTCAAGGGAAGTTTGTATAGGTTCAAGAGAAGAAGCTGCGAAATGTATGGAGAAGGTAATGAAGCGAAGGGTAATGGTTTCAAGCGCAAGACAGGCTGTGTCTGGCTTCTTGGCTGCTGGTGCTATTAATGCAACTGTGTATCTTTCACAGAAAATGCGCAAAGCTTGGAATTCTCGGTCATGA
- the LOC125574879 gene encoding phosphatidate cytidylyltransferase, mitochondrial-like isoform X3, giving the protein METSEREELASLLTVLPPVDFCCVYGSTLHPNNQDKSKMVDYILGVSDPMQWHSQVNHYASWMVHLGGARLITQVADKVGVGVHFNPFVSWNDRKLKYGVVRMNDLVQDILDWNRFYLSGRLQKPVHLLVDNLDIQEDVNSVNKRAAVSAALLLLPSKFTEEDLYAKICSLSYMGDLRMLFAEDTNKVNKIVKGQFDLFQSMYKPLLEECETKNLLRFSSAETNLVQDSSLSSSRSLVSSLPASVRSQMRKLLGEKKILSETGRVSREVCIGSREEAAKCMEKVMKRRVMVSSARQAVSGFLAAGAINATVYLSQKMRKAWNSRS; this is encoded by the exons ATGGAAACTAGTGAAAGAGAAGAGCTAGCTAGCCTCTTAACGGTTCTTCCCCCTGTGGATTTCTGTTGTGTTTACGGTTCAACGCTGCACCCAAATAACCAAGATAag TCTAAAATGGTGGACTACATCCTTGGCGTTTCTGATCCCATGCAATGGCACTCTCAGGTGa ATCACTATGCTTCATGGATGGTTCACCTTGGTGGAGCTAGGCTG ATTACGCAAGTTGCAGATAAAGTAGGTGTTGGAGTTCACTTCAACCCTTTTGTCAGTTGGAACGACAGG AAGCTCAAGTATGGGGTTGTTCGGATGAATGACCTGGTACAGGACATACTGGACTGGAACAGATTCTACTTGAGTGGCCGTTTACAAAAACCC GTTCATTTGCTTGTTGATAATCTGGACATACAAGAAGACGTGAACTCTGTTAATAAGAGAGCCGCAGTATCTGCAGCCCTTCTTCTCTTGCCTTCAAAATTCACCGAG GAAGATCTATACGCCAAAATATGCAGCCTTTCTTACATGGGAGACTTGCGAATGCTTTTTGCAGAGGACACTAATAAA GTGAACAAGATTGTAAAGGGGCAGTTTGATCTTTTCCAGTCAATGTATAAGCCTTTGCTTGAAGAGTGCGAGACCAAAAACTTACTGAGATTCTCATCTGCTGAAACTAATTTAGTTCAG GACTCTAGCCTTTCATCATCACGCTCACTGGTCTCTTCTCTTCCTGCATCAGTAAGAAGCCAAATGAGGAAGTTACTTGGGGAAAAGAAAATCTTGAGTGAGACCG GTAGAGTTTCAAGGGAAGTTTGTATAGGTTCAAGAGAAGAAGCTGCGAAATGTATGGAGAAGGTAATGAAGCGAAGGGTAATGGTTTCAAGCGCAAGACAGGCTGTGTCTGGCTTCTTGGCTGCTGGTGCTATTAATGCAACTGTGTATCTTTCACAGAAAATGCGCAAAGCTTGGAATTCTCGGTCATGA
- the LOC125574879 gene encoding phosphatidate cytidylyltransferase, mitochondrial-like isoform X10, with translation MVHLGGARLITQVADKVGVGVHFNPFVSWNDRLKYGVVRMNDLVQDILDWNRFYLSGRLQKPVHLLVDNLDIQEDVNSVNKRAAVSAALLLLPSKFTEEDLYAKICSLSYMGDLRMLFAEDTNKVNKIVKGQFDLFQSMYKPLLEECETKNLLRFSSAETNLVQDSSLSSSRSLVSSLPASVRSQMRKLLGEKKILSETGRVSREVCIGSREEAAKCMEKVMKRRVMVSSARQAVSGFLAAGAINATVYLSQKMRKAWNSRS, from the exons ATGGTTCACCTTGGTGGAGCTAGGCTG ATTACGCAAGTTGCAGATAAAGTAGGTGTTGGAGTTCACTTCAACCCTTTTGTCAGTTGGAACGACAGG CTCAAGTATGGGGTTGTTCGGATGAATGACCTGGTACAGGACATACTGGACTGGAACAGATTCTACTTGAGTGGCCGTTTACAAAAACCC GTTCATTTGCTTGTTGATAATCTGGACATACAAGAAGACGTGAACTCTGTTAATAAGAGAGCCGCAGTATCTGCAGCCCTTCTTCTCTTGCCTTCAAAATTCACCGAG GAAGATCTATACGCCAAAATATGCAGCCTTTCTTACATGGGAGACTTGCGAATGCTTTTTGCAGAGGACACTAATAAA GTGAACAAGATTGTAAAGGGGCAGTTTGATCTTTTCCAGTCAATGTATAAGCCTTTGCTTGAAGAGTGCGAGACCAAAAACTTACTGAGATTCTCATCTGCTGAAACTAATTTAGTTCAG GACTCTAGCCTTTCATCATCACGCTCACTGGTCTCTTCTCTTCCTGCATCAGTAAGAAGCCAAATGAGGAAGTTACTTGGGGAAAAGAAAATCTTGAGTGAGACCG GTAGAGTTTCAAGGGAAGTTTGTATAGGTTCAAGAGAAGAAGCTGCGAAATGTATGGAGAAGGTAATGAAGCGAAGGGTAATGGTTTCAAGCGCAAGACAGGCTGTGTCTGGCTTCTTGGCTGCTGGTGCTATTAATGCAACTGTGTATCTTTCACAGAAAATGCGCAAAGCTTGGAATTCTCGGTCATGA
- the LOC125574879 gene encoding phosphatidate cytidylyltransferase, mitochondrial-like isoform X4: protein METSEREELASLLTVLPPVDFCCVYGSTLHPNNQDKNLKMNSDHYASWMVHLGGARLITQVADKVGVGVHFNPFVSWNDRKLKYGVVRMNDLVQDILDWNRFYLSGRLQKPVHLLVDNLDIQEDVNSVNKRAAVSAALLLLPSKFTEEDLYAKICSLSYMGDLRMLFAEDTNKVNKIVKGQFDLFQSMYKPLLEECETKNLLRFSSAETNLVQDSSLSSSRSLVSSLPASVRSQMRKLLGEKKILSETGRVSREVCIGSREEAAKCMEKVMKRRVMVSSARQAVSGFLAAGAINATVYLSQKMRKAWNSRS, encoded by the exons ATGGAAACTAGTGAAAGAGAAGAGCTAGCTAGCCTCTTAACGGTTCTTCCCCCTGTGGATTTCTGTTGTGTTTACGGTTCAACGCTGCACCCAAATAACCAAGATAag AATCTGAAAATGAATTCAGATCACTATGCTTCATGGATGGTTCACCTTGGTGGAGCTAGGCTG ATTACGCAAGTTGCAGATAAAGTAGGTGTTGGAGTTCACTTCAACCCTTTTGTCAGTTGGAACGACAGG AAGCTCAAGTATGGGGTTGTTCGGATGAATGACCTGGTACAGGACATACTGGACTGGAACAGATTCTACTTGAGTGGCCGTTTACAAAAACCC GTTCATTTGCTTGTTGATAATCTGGACATACAAGAAGACGTGAACTCTGTTAATAAGAGAGCCGCAGTATCTGCAGCCCTTCTTCTCTTGCCTTCAAAATTCACCGAG GAAGATCTATACGCCAAAATATGCAGCCTTTCTTACATGGGAGACTTGCGAATGCTTTTTGCAGAGGACACTAATAAA GTGAACAAGATTGTAAAGGGGCAGTTTGATCTTTTCCAGTCAATGTATAAGCCTTTGCTTGAAGAGTGCGAGACCAAAAACTTACTGAGATTCTCATCTGCTGAAACTAATTTAGTTCAG GACTCTAGCCTTTCATCATCACGCTCACTGGTCTCTTCTCTTCCTGCATCAGTAAGAAGCCAAATGAGGAAGTTACTTGGGGAAAAGAAAATCTTGAGTGAGACCG GTAGAGTTTCAAGGGAAGTTTGTATAGGTTCAAGAGAAGAAGCTGCGAAATGTATGGAGAAGGTAATGAAGCGAAGGGTAATGGTTTCAAGCGCAAGACAGGCTGTGTCTGGCTTCTTGGCTGCTGGTGCTATTAATGCAACTGTGTATCTTTCACAGAAAATGCGCAAAGCTTGGAATTCTCGGTCATGA
- the LOC125574879 gene encoding phosphatidate cytidylyltransferase, mitochondrial-like isoform X5, whose product METSEREELASLLTVLPPVDFCCVYGSTLHPNNQDKVNHYASWMVHLGGARLITQVADKVGVGVHFNPFVSWNDRKLKYGVVRMNDLVQDILDWNRFYLSGRLQKPVHLLVDNLDIQEDVNSVNKRAAVSAALLLLPSKFTEEDLYAKICSLSYMGDLRMLFAEDTNKVNKIVKGQFDLFQSMYKPLLEECETKNLLRFSSAETNLVQDSSLSSSRSLVSSLPASVRSQMRKLLGEKKILSETGRVSREVCIGSREEAAKCMEKVMKRRVMVSSARQAVSGFLAAGAINATVYLSQKMRKAWNSRS is encoded by the exons ATGGAAACTAGTGAAAGAGAAGAGCTAGCTAGCCTCTTAACGGTTCTTCCCCCTGTGGATTTCTGTTGTGTTTACGGTTCAACGCTGCACCCAAATAACCAAGATAag GTGa ATCACTATGCTTCATGGATGGTTCACCTTGGTGGAGCTAGGCTG ATTACGCAAGTTGCAGATAAAGTAGGTGTTGGAGTTCACTTCAACCCTTTTGTCAGTTGGAACGACAGG AAGCTCAAGTATGGGGTTGTTCGGATGAATGACCTGGTACAGGACATACTGGACTGGAACAGATTCTACTTGAGTGGCCGTTTACAAAAACCC GTTCATTTGCTTGTTGATAATCTGGACATACAAGAAGACGTGAACTCTGTTAATAAGAGAGCCGCAGTATCTGCAGCCCTTCTTCTCTTGCCTTCAAAATTCACCGAG GAAGATCTATACGCCAAAATATGCAGCCTTTCTTACATGGGAGACTTGCGAATGCTTTTTGCAGAGGACACTAATAAA GTGAACAAGATTGTAAAGGGGCAGTTTGATCTTTTCCAGTCAATGTATAAGCCTTTGCTTGAAGAGTGCGAGACCAAAAACTTACTGAGATTCTCATCTGCTGAAACTAATTTAGTTCAG GACTCTAGCCTTTCATCATCACGCTCACTGGTCTCTTCTCTTCCTGCATCAGTAAGAAGCCAAATGAGGAAGTTACTTGGGGAAAAGAAAATCTTGAGTGAGACCG GTAGAGTTTCAAGGGAAGTTTGTATAGGTTCAAGAGAAGAAGCTGCGAAATGTATGGAGAAGGTAATGAAGCGAAGGGTAATGGTTTCAAGCGCAAGACAGGCTGTGTCTGGCTTCTTGGCTGCTGGTGCTATTAATGCAACTGTGTATCTTTCACAGAAAATGCGCAAAGCTTGGAATTCTCGGTCATGA
- the LOC125574879 gene encoding phosphatidate cytidylyltransferase, mitochondrial-like isoform X1, protein METSEREELASLLTVLPPVDFCCVYGSTLHPNNQDKSKMVDYILGVSDPMQWHSQNLKMNSDHYASWMVHLGGARLITQVADKVGVGVHFNPFVSWNDRKLKYGVVRMNDLVQDILDWNRFYLSGRLQKPVHLLVDNLDIQEDVNSVNKRAAVSAALLLLPSKFTEEDLYAKICSLSYMGDLRMLFAEDTNKVNKIVKGQFDLFQSMYKPLLEECETKNLLRFSSAETNLVQDSSLSSSRSLVSSLPASVRSQMRKLLGEKKILSETGRVSREVCIGSREEAAKCMEKVMKRRVMVSSARQAVSGFLAAGAINATVYLSQKMRKAWNSRS, encoded by the exons ATGGAAACTAGTGAAAGAGAAGAGCTAGCTAGCCTCTTAACGGTTCTTCCCCCTGTGGATTTCTGTTGTGTTTACGGTTCAACGCTGCACCCAAATAACCAAGATAag TCTAAAATGGTGGACTACATCCTTGGCGTTTCTGATCCCATGCAATGGCACTCTCAG AATCTGAAAATGAATTCAGATCACTATGCTTCATGGATGGTTCACCTTGGTGGAGCTAGGCTG ATTACGCAAGTTGCAGATAAAGTAGGTGTTGGAGTTCACTTCAACCCTTTTGTCAGTTGGAACGACAGG AAGCTCAAGTATGGGGTTGTTCGGATGAATGACCTGGTACAGGACATACTGGACTGGAACAGATTCTACTTGAGTGGCCGTTTACAAAAACCC GTTCATTTGCTTGTTGATAATCTGGACATACAAGAAGACGTGAACTCTGTTAATAAGAGAGCCGCAGTATCTGCAGCCCTTCTTCTCTTGCCTTCAAAATTCACCGAG GAAGATCTATACGCCAAAATATGCAGCCTTTCTTACATGGGAGACTTGCGAATGCTTTTTGCAGAGGACACTAATAAA GTGAACAAGATTGTAAAGGGGCAGTTTGATCTTTTCCAGTCAATGTATAAGCCTTTGCTTGAAGAGTGCGAGACCAAAAACTTACTGAGATTCTCATCTGCTGAAACTAATTTAGTTCAG GACTCTAGCCTTTCATCATCACGCTCACTGGTCTCTTCTCTTCCTGCATCAGTAAGAAGCCAAATGAGGAAGTTACTTGGGGAAAAGAAAATCTTGAGTGAGACCG GTAGAGTTTCAAGGGAAGTTTGTATAGGTTCAAGAGAAGAAGCTGCGAAATGTATGGAGAAGGTAATGAAGCGAAGGGTAATGGTTTCAAGCGCAAGACAGGCTGTGTCTGGCTTCTTGGCTGCTGGTGCTATTAATGCAACTGTGTATCTTTCACAGAAAATGCGCAAAGCTTGGAATTCTCGGTCATGA
- the LOC125574879 gene encoding phosphatidate cytidylyltransferase, mitochondrial-like isoform X8 has product MALSDHYASWMVHLGGARLITQVADKVGVGVHFNPFVSWNDRLKYGVVRMNDLVQDILDWNRFYLSGRLQKPVHLLVDNLDIQEDVNSVNKRAAVSAALLLLPSKFTEEDLYAKICSLSYMGDLRMLFAEDTNKVNKIVKGQFDLFQSMYKPLLEECETKNLLRFSSAETNLVQDSSLSSSRSLVSSLPASVRSQMRKLLGEKKILSETGRVSREVCIGSREEAAKCMEKVMKRRVMVSSARQAVSGFLAAGAINATVYLSQKMRKAWNSRS; this is encoded by the exons ATGGCACTCTCAG ATCACTATGCTTCATGGATGGTTCACCTTGGTGGAGCTAGGCTG ATTACGCAAGTTGCAGATAAAGTAGGTGTTGGAGTTCACTTCAACCCTTTTGTCAGTTGGAACGACAGG CTCAAGTATGGGGTTGTTCGGATGAATGACCTGGTACAGGACATACTGGACTGGAACAGATTCTACTTGAGTGGCCGTTTACAAAAACCC GTTCATTTGCTTGTTGATAATCTGGACATACAAGAAGACGTGAACTCTGTTAATAAGAGAGCCGCAGTATCTGCAGCCCTTCTTCTCTTGCCTTCAAAATTCACCGAG GAAGATCTATACGCCAAAATATGCAGCCTTTCTTACATGGGAGACTTGCGAATGCTTTTTGCAGAGGACACTAATAAA GTGAACAAGATTGTAAAGGGGCAGTTTGATCTTTTCCAGTCAATGTATAAGCCTTTGCTTGAAGAGTGCGAGACCAAAAACTTACTGAGATTCTCATCTGCTGAAACTAATTTAGTTCAG GACTCTAGCCTTTCATCATCACGCTCACTGGTCTCTTCTCTTCCTGCATCAGTAAGAAGCCAAATGAGGAAGTTACTTGGGGAAAAGAAAATCTTGAGTGAGACCG GTAGAGTTTCAAGGGAAGTTTGTATAGGTTCAAGAGAAGAAGCTGCGAAATGTATGGAGAAGGTAATGAAGCGAAGGGTAATGGTTTCAAGCGCAAGACAGGCTGTGTCTGGCTTCTTGGCTGCTGGTGCTATTAATGCAACTGTGTATCTTTCACAGAAAATGCGCAAAGCTTGGAATTCTCGGTCATGA
- the LOC125574879 gene encoding phosphatidate cytidylyltransferase, mitochondrial-like isoform X2, whose translation METSEREELASLLTVLPPVDFCCVYGSTLHPNNQDKSKMVDYILGVSDPMQWHSQNLKMNSDHYASWMVHLGGARLITQVADKVGVGVHFNPFVSWNDRLKYGVVRMNDLVQDILDWNRFYLSGRLQKPVHLLVDNLDIQEDVNSVNKRAAVSAALLLLPSKFTEEDLYAKICSLSYMGDLRMLFAEDTNKVNKIVKGQFDLFQSMYKPLLEECETKNLLRFSSAETNLVQDSSLSSSRSLVSSLPASVRSQMRKLLGEKKILSETGRVSREVCIGSREEAAKCMEKVMKRRVMVSSARQAVSGFLAAGAINATVYLSQKMRKAWNSRS comes from the exons ATGGAAACTAGTGAAAGAGAAGAGCTAGCTAGCCTCTTAACGGTTCTTCCCCCTGTGGATTTCTGTTGTGTTTACGGTTCAACGCTGCACCCAAATAACCAAGATAag TCTAAAATGGTGGACTACATCCTTGGCGTTTCTGATCCCATGCAATGGCACTCTCAG AATCTGAAAATGAATTCAGATCACTATGCTTCATGGATGGTTCACCTTGGTGGAGCTAGGCTG ATTACGCAAGTTGCAGATAAAGTAGGTGTTGGAGTTCACTTCAACCCTTTTGTCAGTTGGAACGACAGG CTCAAGTATGGGGTTGTTCGGATGAATGACCTGGTACAGGACATACTGGACTGGAACAGATTCTACTTGAGTGGCCGTTTACAAAAACCC GTTCATTTGCTTGTTGATAATCTGGACATACAAGAAGACGTGAACTCTGTTAATAAGAGAGCCGCAGTATCTGCAGCCCTTCTTCTCTTGCCTTCAAAATTCACCGAG GAAGATCTATACGCCAAAATATGCAGCCTTTCTTACATGGGAGACTTGCGAATGCTTTTTGCAGAGGACACTAATAAA GTGAACAAGATTGTAAAGGGGCAGTTTGATCTTTTCCAGTCAATGTATAAGCCTTTGCTTGAAGAGTGCGAGACCAAAAACTTACTGAGATTCTCATCTGCTGAAACTAATTTAGTTCAG GACTCTAGCCTTTCATCATCACGCTCACTGGTCTCTTCTCTTCCTGCATCAGTAAGAAGCCAAATGAGGAAGTTACTTGGGGAAAAGAAAATCTTGAGTGAGACCG GTAGAGTTTCAAGGGAAGTTTGTATAGGTTCAAGAGAAGAAGCTGCGAAATGTATGGAGAAGGTAATGAAGCGAAGGGTAATGGTTTCAAGCGCAAGACAGGCTGTGTCTGGCTTCTTGGCTGCTGGTGCTATTAATGCAACTGTGTATCTTTCACAGAAAATGCGCAAAGCTTGGAATTCTCGGTCATGA
- the LOC125574879 gene encoding phosphatidate cytidylyltransferase, mitochondrial-like isoform X6, with translation MALSDHYASWMVHLGGARLITQVADKVGVGVHFNPFVSWNDRKLKYGVVRMNDLVQDILDWNRFYLSGRLQKPVHLLVDNLDIQEDVNSVNKRAAVSAALLLLPSKFTEEDLYAKICSLSYMGDLRMLFAEDTNKVNKIVKGQFDLFQSMYKPLLEECETKNLLRFSSAETNLVQDSSLSSSRSLVSSLPASVRSQMRKLLGEKKILSETGRVSREVCIGSREEAAKCMEKVMKRRVMVSSARQAVSGFLAAGAINATVYLSQKMRKAWNSRS, from the exons ATGGCACTCTCAG ATCACTATGCTTCATGGATGGTTCACCTTGGTGGAGCTAGGCTG ATTACGCAAGTTGCAGATAAAGTAGGTGTTGGAGTTCACTTCAACCCTTTTGTCAGTTGGAACGACAGG AAGCTCAAGTATGGGGTTGTTCGGATGAATGACCTGGTACAGGACATACTGGACTGGAACAGATTCTACTTGAGTGGCCGTTTACAAAAACCC GTTCATTTGCTTGTTGATAATCTGGACATACAAGAAGACGTGAACTCTGTTAATAAGAGAGCCGCAGTATCTGCAGCCCTTCTTCTCTTGCCTTCAAAATTCACCGAG GAAGATCTATACGCCAAAATATGCAGCCTTTCTTACATGGGAGACTTGCGAATGCTTTTTGCAGAGGACACTAATAAA GTGAACAAGATTGTAAAGGGGCAGTTTGATCTTTTCCAGTCAATGTATAAGCCTTTGCTTGAAGAGTGCGAGACCAAAAACTTACTGAGATTCTCATCTGCTGAAACTAATTTAGTTCAG GACTCTAGCCTTTCATCATCACGCTCACTGGTCTCTTCTCTTCCTGCATCAGTAAGAAGCCAAATGAGGAAGTTACTTGGGGAAAAGAAAATCTTGAGTGAGACCG GTAGAGTTTCAAGGGAAGTTTGTATAGGTTCAAGAGAAGAAGCTGCGAAATGTATGGAGAAGGTAATGAAGCGAAGGGTAATGGTTTCAAGCGCAAGACAGGCTGTGTCTGGCTTCTTGGCTGCTGGTGCTATTAATGCAACTGTGTATCTTTCACAGAAAATGCGCAAAGCTTGGAATTCTCGGTCATGA
- the LOC125574879 gene encoding phosphatidate cytidylyltransferase, mitochondrial-like isoform X9 translates to MVHLGGARLITQVADKVGVGVHFNPFVSWNDRKLKYGVVRMNDLVQDILDWNRFYLSGRLQKPVHLLVDNLDIQEDVNSVNKRAAVSAALLLLPSKFTEEDLYAKICSLSYMGDLRMLFAEDTNKVNKIVKGQFDLFQSMYKPLLEECETKNLLRFSSAETNLVQDSSLSSSRSLVSSLPASVRSQMRKLLGEKKILSETGRVSREVCIGSREEAAKCMEKVMKRRVMVSSARQAVSGFLAAGAINATVYLSQKMRKAWNSRS, encoded by the exons ATGGTTCACCTTGGTGGAGCTAGGCTG ATTACGCAAGTTGCAGATAAAGTAGGTGTTGGAGTTCACTTCAACCCTTTTGTCAGTTGGAACGACAGG AAGCTCAAGTATGGGGTTGTTCGGATGAATGACCTGGTACAGGACATACTGGACTGGAACAGATTCTACTTGAGTGGCCGTTTACAAAAACCC GTTCATTTGCTTGTTGATAATCTGGACATACAAGAAGACGTGAACTCTGTTAATAAGAGAGCCGCAGTATCTGCAGCCCTTCTTCTCTTGCCTTCAAAATTCACCGAG GAAGATCTATACGCCAAAATATGCAGCCTTTCTTACATGGGAGACTTGCGAATGCTTTTTGCAGAGGACACTAATAAA GTGAACAAGATTGTAAAGGGGCAGTTTGATCTTTTCCAGTCAATGTATAAGCCTTTGCTTGAAGAGTGCGAGACCAAAAACTTACTGAGATTCTCATCTGCTGAAACTAATTTAGTTCAG GACTCTAGCCTTTCATCATCACGCTCACTGGTCTCTTCTCTTCCTGCATCAGTAAGAAGCCAAATGAGGAAGTTACTTGGGGAAAAGAAAATCTTGAGTGAGACCG GTAGAGTTTCAAGGGAAGTTTGTATAGGTTCAAGAGAAGAAGCTGCGAAATGTATGGAGAAGGTAATGAAGCGAAGGGTAATGGTTTCAAGCGCAAGACAGGCTGTGTCTGGCTTCTTGGCTGCTGGTGCTATTAATGCAACTGTGTATCTTTCACAGAAAATGCGCAAAGCTTGGAATTCTCGGTCATGA